One part of the Mesotoga sp. UBA6090 genome encodes these proteins:
- a CDS encoding LemA family protein: MVILFIVIGIILVLALWLIGVYNNLVTLKKRVENAWSQIDVQLKRRHDLIPNLVNSVKGYMKFEQETLEKVMQARAKAVSAQGVGDKIKAEQELGGVLGRLLAVVENYPDLKANTNVSQLMEELTTTENKISYARQFFNDSATKFNTKIEIFPNNVIVGFIGGKFESFPLFEVTEAERVTPNVDLNF; encoded by the coding sequence ATGGTCATCCTTTTCATTGTAATTGGAATTATTCTTGTCTTGGCTCTTTGGCTCATTGGTGTATACAACAATTTAGTAACTCTTAAGAAGAGAGTCGAGAATGCCTGGTCGCAGATCGATGTTCAGCTCAAGAGAAGACATGATCTGATTCCAAATCTTGTCAACTCAGTGAAAGGCTATATGAAATTCGAGCAGGAAACCCTGGAGAAAGTAATGCAGGCCAGGGCAAAGGCGGTTTCCGCTCAGGGTGTAGGAGATAAGATCAAAGCCGAGCAGGAACTTGGTGGAGTGCTTGGAAGGCTGCTTGCAGTTGTTGAGAACTATCCCGATCTGAAAGCAAATACGAATGTATCACAGCTAATGGAAGAGCTCACCACTACAGAGAATAAGATCTCTTATGCAAGACAGTTCTTCAATGATTCTGCTACCAAGTTCAATACAAAGATCGAGATCTTCCCTAATAACGTCATTGTTGGTTTCATTGGGGGCAAGTTCGAATCCTTCCCACTCTTTGAAGTTACAGAGGCTGAAAGGGTAACTCCCAACGTAGATCTCAATTTCTGA
- a CDS encoding HAD-IIA family hydrolase, translating to MLKCKRLFVSDMDGTFYLGNTLLPGSLDFAMAVSRLGARLVFLTNNSSRTPEEYIRKLEKMGVDRKLFEVYTSGEATISFLKRDFPQRKVFLLSTPSVRKMFEKGGVTLDDLDPEVLILTFDTSITYEKIRRAALLIRQGIPYIASHPDINCPTEDGPIPDVGSLISLFETSTGRRPDHIIGKPDPTILQMVMEDFDCSPEETVMIGDRIYTDIECGLKAEVDTFLVLSGETTRDMIPDRHSYKVVENVGTLAKKIRDHNTV from the coding sequence ATGCTTAAATGCAAACGGCTCTTCGTTTCGGATATGGATGGAACATTCTACCTGGGAAACACTCTTCTGCCGGGTAGTCTTGACTTCGCCATGGCTGTTAGCCGTCTTGGCGCAAGACTGGTATTTCTGACAAACAATTCATCTCGCACACCTGAAGAATATATCAGAAAACTAGAGAAAATGGGTGTGGACAGAAAACTCTTCGAAGTCTACACTTCGGGAGAAGCTACAATAAGCTTTCTAAAGAGAGATTTTCCCCAAAGGAAAGTATTTCTGCTCTCAACTCCGTCTGTGAGAAAAATGTTCGAAAAGGGTGGAGTAACGCTGGATGATCTTGATCCCGAAGTACTGATCCTTACATTCGACACGTCGATTACTTATGAAAAGATCCGAAGGGCAGCGCTTCTAATCAGACAGGGTATTCCTTATATTGCCAGCCACCCGGATATCAACTGCCCGACTGAAGACGGTCCCATCCCCGATGTCGGAAGCTTGATAAGTCTCTTTGAAACCTCAACAGGCCGTAGGCCGGATCACATAATAGGAAAGCCCGACCCCACCATTTTGCAGATGGTGATGGAAGATTTCGATTGCAGTCCGGAAGAAACTGTCATGATAGGAGACAGAATATACACCGATATTGAATGTGGTCTCAAGGCCGAGGTAGATACTTTCCTTGTTCTGTCTGGGGAAACTACAAGAGACATGATTCCGGACAGACATAGTTACAAAGTCGTAGAGAACGTGGGAACTCTGGCAAAGAAAATTAGAGATCACAATACTGTATAA